One Pantoea trifolii genomic region harbors:
- a CDS encoding cold-shock protein — MAMNGTITTWFQDKGFGFIKDENGDNRYFHVIKVANPELIKKDAAVTFEPTTNNKGLSAYAVKVLPESKYIYIAGERLKLTSIKSYVVYSEEVPVETRIDKENTVLSVGILMNSIKPKTDIKPDEVRSLKKLAITTFQGTTLIFTADEIDIDATVKMLKV, encoded by the coding sequence ATGGCGATGAACGGAACGATCACAACCTGGTTTCAGGATAAAGGTTTTGGATTTATCAAAGATGAAAATGGCGATAACCGCTATTTCCATGTGATTAAGGTCGCTAACCCTGAGCTGATCAAGAAAGATGCCGCGGTGACATTCGAGCCGACAACCAATAACAAGGGTTTGTCAGCCTATGCGGTGAAAGTCTTACCCGAAAGCAAATATATCTATATTGCCGGTGAGCGCCTTAAGCTTACGTCGATCAAGTCTTACGTGGTTTACAGCGAAGAAGTGCCGGTTGAGACGCGTATCGATAAAGAGAATACCGTGCTGTCAGTGGGTATTTTGATGAATAGCATCAAGCCGAAAACAGATATTAAGCCGGATGAAGTGCGCTCACTGAAAAAACTGGCGATTACCACTTTTCAGGGCACAACCTTGATTTTCACGGCAGATGAAATCGATATTGATGCCACGGTGAAAATGCTGAAGGTGTAA
- a CDS encoding RluA family pseudouridine synthase, producing the protein MSTIIDHFIAPPCDDEIEILYQDEHLLLINKPAGLLSLSGKNPLNLDSVHHRLVKLFPGCTLVHRLDFGTSGLMVIARNKAMNAALCQQFSQRSVTKIYHALLCGHLAENEGVIDAPIAKDAALFPLMTICAVNGKPARSRYRVIERTHDGMLPLTRVELTPETGRTHQLRIHCQQLGHPILGCDLYGGRLLPGSEQTPRLMLHASELNFIHPVSGEPINIRNICPF; encoded by the coding sequence ATGTCTACCATTATCGATCACTTTATTGCCCCGCCTTGCGATGACGAAATTGAGATTCTCTATCAGGATGAGCATCTGCTGCTGATCAATAAACCTGCTGGCCTGCTCAGCCTGTCGGGGAAAAATCCGCTCAATCTCGATTCGGTGCATCATCGATTAGTAAAGCTGTTCCCCGGCTGCACGCTGGTGCATCGGCTGGATTTCGGTACTTCGGGGTTAATGGTGATTGCCCGCAACAAGGCGATGAATGCCGCATTGTGCCAGCAGTTCAGCCAGCGCAGCGTAACCAAGATTTATCACGCGCTGTTGTGTGGGCATCTGGCTGAGAATGAAGGTGTGATCGACGCGCCAATTGCTAAAGATGCGGCGCTGTTTCCACTGATGACGATTTGCGCAGTCAATGGCAAACCTGCTCGTTCACGCTATCGTGTCATTGAGCGTACGCATGACGGGATGCTGCCATTAACGCGGGTAGAACTCACACCTGAAACGGGACGCACGCATCAACTGCGCATTCACTGCCAGCAGTTGGGCCATCCGATTTTGGGTTGCGATCTGTATGGCGGGCGCTTGCTGCCAGGAAGCGAACAAACGCCGCGTTTGATGTTACACGCCAGCGAGTTGAATTTTATTCATCCGGTAAGCGGTGAGCCAATAAACATCCGGAATATATGCCCTTTCTGA
- the glgX gene encoding glycogen debranching protein GlgX, which produces MTSKHLEITAGSGQVLGANYDGQGVNFALFSACAERVELCLYDESGENEIARFDLPEYTHEVWHGYIPGLQPGALYGYRVHGPYEPENGHRFNPNKLLLDPYARELAGELQWDESHFAYDLLHEDKDLSFDTRDSAPFTPKCVVIDPNEFDWQDANRPNIPWSKTVIYEAHVKGFSQLNPAVPEEMRGTYDGMSNQASIDYIKSLGVTTVELLPVHGFPDDQHLLDRGLKNFWGYNTLAFFAPATRYFGPRGIQGFRDMVRAFHDAGIEVILDVVYNHTAEGNELGPTLSFKGIDNYSYYRTLPDQHRYYINDTGTGNTVNTSHPRVLQMILDSLRYWAESMHVDGFRFDLGTVLGREPEGFDERSGFFDAIMQDPVLSKLKLIGEPWDIGPGGYQVGGFPPGWAEWNDKYRDTVREYWKGDMVTNDFAARLLGSGDLYDQRGRRPWSSINFLTAHDGFTLNDLVSYNEKHNEANGEDNNDGHNENRSYNYGAEGPTDDEGINAVRERQKRNFLATLLFSHGTPMLLAGDEFGRSQLGNNNGYCQDSEISWLHWENLPPSADALRDFTRHILALRAKQPLLRRESWRDGMEIKWFNAGGGFQQADQWDDGTTLGVYLGRPDLETEEGIWHDVLMLFNPYEGNVPFRIPQFGEGGWVLELSTSDSVEKGLVITKEKDFELEGRSLALFRRP; this is translated from the coding sequence ATGACAAGTAAGCATCTGGAAATTACAGCAGGTTCGGGACAAGTGCTTGGCGCTAACTATGATGGCCAAGGCGTGAACTTTGCCCTGTTTTCAGCCTGCGCTGAGCGAGTTGAGCTGTGTTTGTACGATGAAAGCGGCGAAAACGAAATCGCCCGCTTCGATTTGCCGGAATATACCCATGAAGTGTGGCACGGCTATATTCCCGGTTTGCAGCCCGGCGCGCTTTATGGCTATCGCGTGCATGGCCCGTACGAGCCGGAAAATGGCCATCGCTTTAACCCCAATAAATTGTTGCTCGACCCTTACGCGCGCGAACTGGCGGGCGAATTGCAGTGGGACGAGTCGCACTTTGCTTACGACCTGCTGCATGAAGACAAAGACCTCAGTTTTGATACCCGCGACAGCGCGCCATTTACGCCGAAATGCGTCGTCATCGATCCCAACGAATTCGATTGGCAGGATGCCAATCGCCCCAATATTCCATGGTCGAAAACGGTGATTTATGAAGCCCATGTAAAAGGCTTCAGCCAGCTTAATCCAGCGGTGCCTGAAGAAATGCGCGGCACTTACGATGGGATGAGCAATCAGGCCTCGATCGATTACATCAAAAGCCTCGGCGTGACTACCGTGGAACTGCTGCCAGTGCACGGTTTCCCGGACGATCAGCATCTGCTGGATCGCGGTCTGAAAAACTTCTGGGGCTACAACACGCTGGCGTTCTTCGCGCCGGCCACGCGCTACTTTGGTCCGCGCGGCATTCAGGGCTTCCGCGATATGGTGCGTGCCTTCCACGATGCCGGCATCGAAGTGATTCTTGATGTGGTCTATAACCACACTGCCGAGGGTAATGAACTCGGTCCAACCTTGTCGTTTAAAGGCATCGATAACTACTCCTATTACCGCACGCTGCCGGATCAGCATCGCTACTACATCAACGATACCGGTACCGGCAACACGGTGAATACCTCGCATCCGCGCGTGTTGCAGATGATTCTGGATTCGCTGCGTTATTGGGCCGAATCGATGCACGTCGACGGCTTCCGCTTCGATCTCGGCACCGTGCTGGGTCGTGAACCGGAAGGCTTTGACGAACGTAGTGGCTTCTTTGACGCCATCATGCAGGATCCGGTGTTGTCCAAACTGAAGTTGATTGGCGAGCCATGGGATATCGGGCCAGGCGGCTATCAGGTTGGTGGTTTCCCGCCAGGCTGGGCGGAGTGGAACGACAAGTATCGCGATACGGTGCGTGAATATTGGAAAGGTGACATGGTCACAAATGATTTCGCCGCGCGCCTGCTCGGTTCCGGCGATCTCTACGATCAGCGCGGTCGCCGTCCGTGGTCCAGCATCAACTTCCTTACCGCGCATGATGGCTTCACGCTGAACGATTTAGTGTCGTATAACGAGAAACACAACGAAGCCAACGGCGAAGATAACAACGACGGCCACAACGAGAACCGTTCGTACAACTACGGCGCGGAAGGCCCGACGGACGATGAAGGCATCAATGCGGTGCGCGAGCGGCAGAAACGCAATTTCCTCGCCACGCTGCTGTTCTCGCACGGCACGCCGATGCTGCTGGCGGGCGATGAGTTTGGTCGCAGTCAGCTTGGCAACAACAACGGCTATTGTCAGGACAGCGAGATTTCCTGGCTGCACTGGGAAAACCTGCCGCCTTCCGCTGATGCGCTGCGCGACTTTACACGGCATATTTTGGCGTTAAGAGCCAAACAGCCGCTGCTGCGGCGTGAAAGCTGGCGCGATGGGATGGAAATCAAATGGTTTAACGCCGGTGGCGGTTTCCAGCAGGCCGATCAATGGGATGATGGCACCACGCTCGGGGTGTATCTCGGTCGCCCGGATTTAGAGACGGAGGAAGGGATTTGGCATGACGTGTTGATGCTGTTTAATCCGTACGAAGGCAACGTGCCGTTCCGTATTCCCCAGTTTGGTGAAGGCGGCTGGGTACTGGAGCTTTCGACGTCGGACAGCGTTGAGAAGGGTTTGGTGATTACTAAAGAAAAGGATTTCGAGCTGGAAGGCCGCAGCCTGGCGCTGTTCCGCAGGCCATAG
- a CDS encoding glucosyltransferase domain-containing protein translates to MQRIALTMMMGMLATIPVWTHKIYYRDDLYRILDGDRSTWLSNGRPGTWLLQALISFGNTLSDVSPLNLLLGLLALSVAAVLFTEKLKIPLIGCWSFVPPIFIVLNPFLAQGMLYTFDSFTILLSFAGAMLASLVNRSKPFQAVMYTALILLLIQTLYQPGLNVYIACVALLVISRLNNDQSTWAWLAGKIVALGIAIVVYKLAMNYLLPVKIDWYSMKHSKLLLPNSESLPVIIETIKTFSRLFISAYPRGMMIFLLLPLLMLLSGLIVMALNLKQQRKFTISAAILMLSAGLIVIMAIPGLSLALATPLFAPRMLGASSITCLFCFYVSVHALPAIRNWLAGFSVILLFYHLVVMLISFNTVVNDQRYQMDVMNQIKITLSIPGAQSIDSLAFVGQLNDAPEVQTNIRNYPIIDHIRMKMLGESEGWIWLALIKNAGLRLKALKATEEMRVIKPRQYLSQGPDFDAFQEGQTMVIDFRKSGGQVNH, encoded by the coding sequence ATGCAGCGTATCGCGTTGACCATGATGATGGGAATGCTCGCGACGATTCCTGTCTGGACCCACAAAATTTATTATCGGGATGACCTTTACCGGATCCTGGATGGGGATAGATCGACATGGCTGAGCAATGGAAGACCGGGCACCTGGTTATTACAGGCTTTGATCTCTTTTGGTAATACGCTCAGCGATGTTTCTCCGCTTAATTTACTGCTCGGATTGCTGGCGCTGAGTGTTGCGGCTGTGCTCTTCACTGAAAAGCTTAAAATTCCTCTGATTGGCTGCTGGTCATTTGTACCGCCAATTTTTATCGTGCTTAATCCCTTTCTGGCGCAGGGAATGCTGTATACCTTTGACAGTTTCACCATTCTTTTGTCATTCGCTGGCGCCATGCTGGCAAGCCTGGTGAACCGATCCAAGCCGTTTCAGGCGGTTATGTACACGGCGCTAATATTACTGCTGATTCAGACGCTCTATCAGCCAGGACTTAATGTCTATATTGCTTGCGTAGCGTTACTGGTTATTTCTCGGTTAAATAATGATCAATCAACATGGGCGTGGCTGGCTGGGAAAATAGTGGCGCTGGGCATTGCCATTGTGGTCTATAAACTGGCGATGAATTATCTGCTGCCGGTAAAGATCGACTGGTACAGCATGAAACACAGCAAGCTATTATTACCCAATTCAGAGTCTTTGCCAGTCATCATCGAGACGATTAAAACCTTCAGTCGCCTCTTTATTAGCGCTTATCCGCGCGGCATGATGATATTTTTATTGCTGCCTTTGTTGATGCTGCTTTCAGGCCTTATTGTGATGGCACTCAATTTAAAACAGCAGCGTAAATTCACGATAAGCGCAGCCATCTTGATGCTAAGTGCGGGATTAATTGTCATTATGGCGATTCCCGGTCTTTCTTTGGCATTAGCCACTCCCTTATTTGCACCACGCATGTTGGGCGCCAGCAGCATTACCTGCCTGTTCTGTTTCTACGTATCCGTGCACGCTTTACCTGCTATAAGAAACTGGCTGGCAGGATTCAGTGTTATCTTGCTGTTTTATCATCTGGTGGTGATGTTAATAAGTTTCAACACGGTGGTGAACGACCAACGTTACCAAATGGATGTAATGAATCAGATTAAAATCACGCTGTCGATTCCTGGCGCACAATCGATTGATTCCCTCGCTTTTGTTGGTCAGCTGAATGATGCTCCGGAAGTACAAACCAATATTCGTAACTACCCCATCATCGATCATATTCGGATGAAAATGCTGGGTGAGTCTGAGGGGTGGATTTGGCTGGCTTTGATTAAAAACGCTGGCTTGAGGTTGAAAGCGTTGAAAGCAACGGAAGAGATGAGAGTGATTAAACCACGCCAGTATCTTTCGCAAGGACCGGATTTTGACGCTTTTCAGGAGGGGCAAACGATGGTAATTGATTTCAGAAAGTCGGGCGGGCAGGTTAATCACTGA
- a CDS encoding DUF1852 domain-containing protein: protein MNNAFTFTVKSLRFDENYNPSSNTRITTNFANLARGEKRQENLRNALVMIDNRFNSLAHWDNPKSDRYAVELEIITAELNLGAEGNGNTFPVIEILKTNIVDKKTNERIEGIVGNNFSSYVRDYDFSVVLSEHNKSHTEFRTPDNFGDLHGNIFKNFVNSDAYKANFNKAPVICLSVSSKNTYYRTGNVHPVLGIEYQQDELSLTDEYFGKMGLRARYFMPANSAAPLAFYFHGDLLRDYTNLELIGTISTMETFQKIYRPEIYNANSAAGNQYQPSLNHQDYSLTRIVYDREERSHLAVEQGKFTEERFIKPYQTILEQWFATPVL, encoded by the coding sequence ATGAACAACGCCTTTACTTTTACGGTTAAGAGCCTTCGTTTCGACGAAAATTACAATCCTTCGAGCAATACACGCATCACCACCAACTTTGCGAATCTGGCGCGCGGTGAGAAGCGTCAGGAGAATCTGCGCAACGCGCTGGTGATGATTGATAACCGCTTTAATTCTCTGGCGCATTGGGACAACCCAAAAAGCGATCGTTATGCGGTTGAGCTGGAGATTATTACGGCTGAGCTGAATCTAGGTGCTGAAGGCAATGGCAATACCTTCCCAGTCATTGAAATTTTGAAAACGAATATCGTTGATAAAAAAACCAATGAGCGCATCGAAGGGATTGTGGGCAATAACTTCTCTTCCTACGTACGTGATTATGACTTCAGCGTCGTGTTGTCAGAGCATAACAAGAGCCACACTGAATTCCGTACACCTGATAACTTTGGCGATCTGCATGGCAATATTTTCAAGAATTTCGTTAACTCAGATGCCTACAAAGCTAACTTCAATAAAGCACCGGTTATCTGCCTGAGCGTTTCAAGTAAAAATACCTATTACCGCACCGGCAATGTACATCCGGTATTGGGCATTGAATATCAGCAGGATGAACTCTCACTGACGGATGAATATTTCGGAAAAATGGGTCTGCGGGCGCGCTATTTCATGCCGGCAAACAGTGCTGCGCCATTGGCTTTCTATTTCCATGGTGATTTACTCCGTGATTACACCAATCTTGAGCTGATCGGTACTATCAGCACCATGGAGACGTTCCAGAAGATTTACCGCCCTGAGATTTACAATGCTAATTCGGCCGCCGGTAATCAATATCAGCCAAGCTTAAATCATCAGGATTATTCTTTAACGCGAATTGTTTATGATCGAGAAGAACGTAGCCATTTGGCAGTTGAACAAGGGAAGTTCACGGAAGAGCGCTTTATTAAGCCTTACCAAACTATTCTTGAGCAATGGTTTGCTACTCCCGTTCTTTGA
- a CDS encoding methionine synthase, with product MKKLLPTSTAGSLPKPSWLAQPETLWSPWKLQDQELTDGKQDALRLCLEDQQQAGIDIVSDGEQTRQHFVTTFIEHLNGVDFEKREIVKIRDRYDASVPTVVGPVSRQKSVFVEDAKFLRQQTDRPIKWALPGPMTMIDTLYDNHYKSREKLAWEFAKILNEEAKELEAVGVDIIQFDEPAFNVFFDEVNDWGIATLERAIEGLKCETAVHICYGYGIKANTDWKKTLGTEWRQYEEIFPKLQKSNIDIISLECQNSHVPMELMELIRGKKVMVGAIDVASNTIETPEEVAATLRKALQFVDADKLYPCTNCGMIPLPRGVARGKLDALSAGAEIVRKELMNK from the coding sequence ATGAAAAAATTATTACCGACTTCCACTGCTGGTAGTTTGCCGAAACCATCATGGTTGGCTCAGCCCGAAACATTGTGGTCGCCGTGGAAATTACAAGATCAGGAATTAACCGACGGTAAGCAAGATGCGCTGCGTTTGTGTCTGGAAGATCAACAGCAAGCAGGCATTGATATCGTCAGTGATGGCGAGCAAACGCGTCAGCACTTTGTTACCACCTTTATTGAACACCTTAACGGCGTGGATTTTGAGAAGCGCGAGATCGTAAAAATCCGCGATCGTTATGATGCCAGTGTTCCGACCGTGGTTGGCCCGGTAAGCCGTCAAAAATCCGTGTTTGTTGAAGATGCTAAGTTTTTGCGTCAGCAAACTGATCGTCCCATTAAATGGGCGCTGCCGGGTCCAATGACCATGATCGACACGCTTTATGATAACCACTATAAAAGCCGTGAAAAACTGGCATGGGAATTCGCTAAAATTCTCAATGAAGAAGCCAAAGAGTTAGAAGCGGTGGGCGTCGATATTATTCAGTTTGATGAGCCTGCATTTAACGTCTTCTTTGACGAAGTGAATGACTGGGGTATCGCTACCCTGGAAAGAGCCATCGAAGGTCTGAAATGTGAAACCGCGGTGCATATTTGCTACGGTTATGGCATCAAAGCCAATACCGACTGGAAAAAGACGCTGGGCACCGAGTGGCGTCAATACGAAGAGATCTTCCCTAAGCTGCAAAAGTCGAATATCGATATCATCTCACTGGAATGTCAAAACTCACATGTGCCGATGGAATTGATGGAACTGATTCGCGGCAAAAAAGTGATGGTTGGCGCCATCGACGTGGCAAGCAATACCATTGAAACGCCTGAAGAAGTTGCCGCGACGCTGCGTAAAGCGCTGCAGTTTGTCGACGCCGATAAGCTTTATCCTTGCACCAACTGCGGCATGATTCCTTTGCCGCGCGGCGTGGCAAGAGGCAAACTGGATGCGTTAAGCGCCGGTGCGGAGATCGTACGTAAAGAGCTGATGAATAAATAA
- a CDS encoding methyl-accepting chemotaxis protein translates to MNISQRLFATFSILFGAIILQAVLAISLLSGFQDRFEYVQANAIPSIKDLGKLIDGSNQLALTLYKHKSQTDDSKMPVIENEIQIQLADLKSQTDYYMANDISNDEDKRLTEVAYANIEHVIAALPPFLAASRAHQNDISMDLINGQTGIGAAIRQLISDYQKQLQLNIAIGDELRATNRSTFHSVLWTTIAGVIATVLIFGVLSLFTVLRIRRSLSAAGKVMMTASENLDLTLKADESRRDEVGNMAHSFNVLMDRVSVALSSVRQASQSVSSASVQITAGNEDLSSRTEQQAASLEQTAASMTELSETVRQTADNTRQASQLAANASGLSEKSSTSLTTMLSTMDNIRGSSRKVTEIVSIIEGIAFQTNILALNAAVEAARAGEHGKGFAVVAGEVRSLSQRSTTAAREIKTLIEESHRLTEAGAAQASDVGRNMSVMNDAIHQVSQLMEEIAAAAVEQSQGIVQVQQAVNQMDDVTQQNAALVEEASAASRSLQEQAGNLNQLVGKFHVAGVGEVHQKQAVMRTASFVKPSRVAVVNDADWQSF, encoded by the coding sequence ATGAACATCTCCCAACGTCTGTTTGCCACATTCTCCATCCTGTTTGGTGCCATCATCCTACAAGCTGTCCTCGCCATTTCTCTGCTTTCAGGTTTTCAGGATCGTTTTGAATATGTACAGGCCAATGCCATTCCCTCCATCAAGGATCTTGGCAAATTGATTGATGGCAGTAACCAACTGGCGCTGACGCTGTACAAACACAAAAGCCAGACCGACGACAGTAAAATGCCGGTGATTGAGAATGAGATCCAAATACAGCTGGCGGATTTGAAATCACAAACCGATTACTACATGGCAAACGATATCTCCAATGATGAAGATAAGCGTTTAACGGAAGTTGCTTACGCCAATATTGAGCATGTCATTGCCGCGCTTCCGCCCTTTTTAGCGGCATCACGCGCCCATCAGAATGACATCAGTATGGATCTGATCAACGGACAAACCGGCATCGGTGCCGCCATCCGACAGCTGATCAGTGATTATCAAAAACAGCTGCAACTGAATATCGCCATCGGTGATGAACTGCGCGCCACCAACCGAAGTACCTTCCATTCGGTGCTCTGGACCACCATTGCTGGCGTTATCGCCACTGTACTGATTTTTGGTGTGCTGTCGCTGTTCACTGTACTGCGTATTCGTCGCAGCTTGTCTGCGGCGGGTAAAGTGATGATGACCGCCAGCGAGAACCTCGATTTAACCTTGAAGGCGGATGAAAGTCGTCGTGATGAAGTGGGCAATATGGCGCACTCGTTTAACGTCTTGATGGATCGCGTATCAGTTGCCCTTTCGTCCGTACGGCAGGCGTCACAATCGGTGAGCAGCGCATCGGTACAGATCACCGCGGGCAACGAAGATCTTTCGTCACGCACCGAACAGCAGGCGGCATCATTGGAACAAACTGCTGCCAGCATGACCGAACTGAGCGAAACCGTACGCCAGACTGCCGATAACACCCGCCAGGCGAGTCAGCTTGCTGCTAACGCCAGCGGCTTGTCGGAGAAGAGCAGCACATCACTGACCACTATGCTTTCAACCATGGATAACATTCGTGGTAGCTCGCGCAAAGTGACCGAAATCGTCTCGATCATTGAAGGCATTGCTTTCCAGACCAATATCCTGGCGCTCAATGCGGCTGTTGAAGCCGCACGTGCCGGTGAGCATGGCAAAGGATTCGCCGTGGTCGCCGGTGAAGTTCGCAGCTTATCGCAGCGTTCCACCACCGCCGCGCGTGAAATTAAGACGCTGATTGAAGAGTCTCATCGTTTGACCGAAGCCGGTGCCGCGCAGGCCAGCGACGTGGGCCGCAATATGAGCGTAATGAATGATGCCATTCATCAGGTGAGCCAGCTGATGGAAGAGATTGCCGCTGCCGCCGTTGAGCAGAGCCAGGGCATTGTACAGGTGCAGCAAGCGGTGAATCAGATGGACGATGTCACGCAGCAGAACGCCGCGCTGGTGGAAGAAGCTTCTGCCGCTTCGCGGTCGCTGCAGGAGCAGGCCGGGAATCTGAATCAGCTGGTGGGTAAATTCCATGTTGCGGGTGTGGGCGAGGTTCATCAAAAGCAGGCTGTGATGCGTACTGCTTCATTCGTTAAACCCTCGCGCGTTGCGGTGGTGAATGATGCGGATTGGCAGAGTTTTTAA
- the fliD gene encoding flagellar filament capping protein FliD, translating into MTGISTLGVGSGLGLSTILDKLTAAEKQSLAPISKQQSAATAKLSAYGTLKTAIQTFQTANNKLNDAALYTSTTTASSSTAFSADSNGNALAGKYTISVQKLAQSQTLTSDAKTDIKAAIGSDADSRTLKFVTAEGKEKSITLTKDQTSLSAIRDTINKSDVGVTASLIKVSATEYRLSLTSSASGTGNAVKSLSVTGDDTLHDFIGFDATNAVSSGMTQSVEAQNAKLTVNNVAIESSSNVITDAVEGITLKLNDETSGNQTLTVSSDTNKAKTAITDWVNAYNSLQDTMASLTKYTPVDAGKDPDGKNGALIGDGTLRNIQVQMKSILANTSGSSVYKTLSQAGITTDPTNGQLKLDATKLTTSLQVKPEAIRDMFVGDSKKTGVSTVLNNTFTTFLSSKGVLQGATDTISKKLNTLTDQYNTASKRIDDTIARYKKQFTNLDKMVSVLNNTSNYLTEQFSNSTKTNK; encoded by the coding sequence ATGACTGGGATTTCAACATTAGGCGTCGGTTCAGGACTGGGTTTAAGCACCATCCTCGACAAACTGACTGCGGCAGAAAAGCAATCGCTGGCACCGATTTCCAAACAACAATCGGCGGCGACCGCCAAGTTGTCCGCCTACGGTACGCTCAAAACCGCGATTCAGACTTTCCAGACGGCTAACAACAAATTAAACGATGCCGCCCTGTATACCTCGACGACCACAGCATCCAGTTCAACAGCGTTTAGCGCCGATTCCAACGGCAATGCGTTGGCGGGCAAATACACCATAAGCGTGCAGAAACTGGCGCAATCGCAAACGCTAACCAGCGATGCCAAAACCGATATCAAAGCGGCGATTGGTAGCGATGCTGATTCCCGAACCCTGAAATTTGTCACCGCCGAAGGTAAAGAGAAGAGCATCACGCTGACCAAAGATCAGACCTCGCTTTCTGCCATTCGTGACACCATCAACAAGTCCGACGTTGGCGTCACCGCTAGCCTGATTAAGGTCTCGGCCACTGAATACCGCTTGTCACTGACTTCCTCTGCATCTGGCACCGGCAATGCAGTGAAATCGCTGAGCGTGACCGGCGATGATACCTTGCACGACTTTATCGGCTTTGATGCGACGAATGCTGTCAGCAGCGGCATGACGCAGAGCGTCGAGGCGCAGAACGCCAAGCTGACTGTTAATAATGTGGCGATTGAGAGCAGCAGCAACGTGATCACCGACGCGGTGGAAGGCATCACGCTGAAGCTTAACGATGAAACCAGCGGTAATCAGACGCTGACGGTGAGCAGCGATACCAACAAGGCGAAAACCGCCATTACTGATTGGGTAAATGCCTATAACTCGCTGCAGGATACGATGGCGAGTTTGACCAAATACACGCCGGTGGATGCGGGTAAAGATCCGGACGGGAAGAATGGGGCGCTGATTGGCGACGGCACGCTGCGCAACATTCAGGTGCAGATGAAGAGCATTCTGGCGAACACTTCCGGTTCCAGCGTTTACAAAACGTTATCGCAGGCGGGCATTACCACTGATCCCACCAATGGGCAACTTAAGTTGGATGCGACCAAACTGACCACCAGTTTGCAGGTGAAGCCAGAAGCGATTCGCGACATGTTTGTTGGCGATAGCAAGAAAACCGGCGTTTCGACCGTACTGAACAACACTTTCACCACGTTCCTCAGCAGCAAAGGCGTATTGCAGGGCGCAACGGATACCATCAGCAAGAAGCTGAATACATTGACCGATCAGTACAATACCGCCAGTAAACGTATCGATGACACTATTGCGCGCTATAAAAAGCAGTTCACCAATCTGGATAAAATGGTTAGCGTGCTGAATAACACCAGCAACTATCTCACCGAGCAGTTCAGTAATAGCACTAAGACTAATAAGTAA
- the yajD gene encoding HNH nuclease YajD, producing MALIPKNYTRLESGYREKALKIYPWVCGRCSREFVYSNLRELTVHHIDHDHTNNPEDGSNWELLCLYCHDHEHSKYTEADQYGTTVVAGEDAQKDVGEATYNPFADLKSMLNKKK from the coding sequence ATGGCTCTGATCCCTAAAAACTACACGCGGCTGGAAAGCGGCTATCGTGAAAAAGCATTAAAAATCTATCCGTGGGTATGCGGCCGCTGCTCGCGCGAATTTGTCTATTCCAATCTGCGCGAATTAACCGTTCATCACATCGATCACGATCACACCAATAATCCGGAAGATGGCAGTAACTGGGAGTTGTTGTGCCTGTATTGTCACGACCATGAACATTCGAAATACACCGAAGCGGATCAGTACGGTACAACGGTTGTGGCAGGAGAAGATGCGCAAAAAGATGTGGGTGAAGCCACCTATAATCCTTTTGCCGATTTGAAGTCGATGTTGAATAAGAAAAAGTAA
- a CDS encoding DUF2058 domain-containing protein produces MAKLTLQEQMLKAGLVSSKKMDKVQRTAKKSRVQAREAREAVEENKKAQLERDKQLSEQQKQATLAKEYKAQVKQLIEMNKIDISKGNIGFNFTDNNLIKKIDVDKLTQTQLINGRLAIARLSVDSNGESQYAIIPASVADKIAQRDASSVVLNSALSQEEQDEDDPYADFKVPDDLMW; encoded by the coding sequence ATGGCAAAACTCACCTTACAAGAGCAAATGCTGAAAGCAGGCTTAGTCAGCAGCAAAAAAATGGACAAGGTCCAACGAACCGCTAAAAAATCACGCGTTCAGGCTCGTGAGGCCAGAGAGGCGGTGGAAGAGAACAAAAAAGCGCAGCTGGAGCGCGATAAGCAGCTGAGTGAGCAGCAAAAACAGGCGACTTTAGCTAAAGAGTATAAAGCGCAGGTTAAGCAGTTGATCGAAATGAATAAAATCGATATTTCGAAAGGCAATATTGGTTTTAATTTCACCGACAATAATCTGATCAAAAAAATCGACGTGGATAAGCTGACCCAGACCCAACTGATTAATGGCCGCCTTGCCATCGCGCGACTGAGCGTGGATAGCAATGGTGAGAGTCAATACGCGATTATTCCTGCCAGCGTTGCGGATAAAATTGCCCAGCGAGATGCGAGCAGTGTCGTATTGAACAGTGCGCTGAGTCAGGAAGAGCAGGATGAAGACGATCCGTACGCTGATTTCAAAGTGCCAGATGATTTGATGTGGTAA